A stretch of Myceligenerans xiligouense DNA encodes these proteins:
- the ectA gene encoding diaminobutyrate acetyltransferase gives MGLKEPTVDDGSAMWRIARDSQTLDLNSSYAYVLWARDFAATSVIATVDGQPAGFLTGYVRPDEPTTLMVWQVAVDAAFRGRRLAARMLDHVVSGVPRCTHVETTITADNAASIALFTSFAQARGAGVERTPLFTEEILGGGHDTEHLFRIGPVAPAA, from the coding sequence GTGGGACTGAAGGAACCCACCGTCGATGACGGATCCGCCATGTGGCGGATCGCCAGGGATTCCCAGACGCTCGACCTCAACTCGTCCTACGCCTATGTACTGTGGGCCCGTGACTTCGCCGCCACATCGGTGATCGCGACGGTCGACGGACAGCCGGCCGGATTCCTCACCGGCTACGTGCGGCCCGACGAGCCCACCACGCTGATGGTGTGGCAGGTCGCCGTCGACGCCGCGTTCCGTGGCCGGCGGCTGGCCGCCAGGATGCTCGACCACGTCGTTTCCGGCGTGCCGCGGTGCACGCACGTGGAGACCACCATCACCGCGGACAACGCGGCGTCGATCGCCCTGTTCACCTCGTTCGCGCAGGCGCGTGGCGCCGGCGTCGAACGCACGCCCCTCTTCACCGAGGAAATCCTCGGAGGAGGGCACGACACGGAACACCTGTTCCGTATCGGCCCGGTCGCCCCAGCGGCCTGA
- a CDS encoding ABC transporter substrate-binding protein, which produces MPPTRFLAPAAVIASTLLLAACTAGSPSGGTTASEPADGELTPVTVGLLTIAPSAAVQYGIDEGIFAEHGLDVSVQAAQGGAAMLPAVSTGQIDFGVGNPLSVLTAAGQGVDMRIVSGYSSSLADGDDINAVVTRAGDGLTTWQDLAGKKVAVNTVNGQGDLTIMGAVQDDGGDPEAVEFLEVAFPDALAQLDGGNVDAVWVPEPFLSAAVADPAAYSVLGYPNQDVLPGLPTMVTFTSGSLADEDPELVAAWREAVGDVLDTATADREGFATTIAEFTGMPGDVAASLRLERLSADVDPQVLTDLSTLATEFGFVESAPDLDTIIVD; this is translated from the coding sequence ATGCCCCCCACTCGATTCCTCGCGCCGGCCGCCGTCATCGCGTCCACCCTGCTCCTCGCCGCGTGCACGGCCGGATCGCCCAGTGGCGGCACCACCGCCTCCGAACCGGCCGACGGCGAGCTCACGCCGGTGACCGTCGGCCTCCTGACGATCGCCCCCTCCGCCGCCGTGCAGTACGGCATCGACGAGGGAATCTTCGCCGAGCACGGGCTCGACGTCTCCGTGCAGGCAGCCCAGGGCGGCGCCGCGATGCTCCCGGCGGTCTCCACCGGCCAGATCGACTTCGGCGTCGGCAACCCGCTGTCCGTCCTCACCGCGGCCGGCCAGGGCGTCGACATGCGCATCGTGTCCGGCTACTCGTCCTCGCTCGCCGACGGCGACGACATCAACGCCGTCGTCACCCGCGCCGGGGACGGCCTCACCACCTGGCAGGACCTCGCCGGCAAGAAGGTCGCCGTCAACACCGTCAACGGCCAGGGCGACCTCACCATCATGGGCGCGGTCCAGGACGACGGCGGCGACCCCGAGGCCGTCGAGTTCCTCGAGGTGGCCTTCCCCGACGCCCTGGCACAGCTCGACGGCGGGAACGTCGACGCCGTGTGGGTGCCGGAACCCTTCCTCTCGGCCGCGGTCGCCGACCCCGCCGCGTACAGCGTGCTCGGCTATCCGAACCAGGACGTCCTGCCCGGCCTGCCCACCATGGTGACGTTCACCTCCGGCAGCCTGGCGGACGAGGACCCCGAGCTCGTGGCGGCCTGGCGCGAGGCCGTCGGCGACGTGCTCGACACCGCCACGGCGGACCGGGAGGGGTTCGCCACCACGATCGCCGAGTTCACCGGCATGCCCGGGGACGTGGCGGCGAGCCTGCGCCTGGAGCGGCTGTCGGCCGACGTCGACCCGCAGGTCCTCACCGATCTCAGCACGCTGGCCACGGAATTCGGGTTCGTCGAGAGCGCCCCCGACCTCGACACGATCATCGTCGACTGA
- a CDS encoding ABC transporter ATP-binding protein — MPPEDVPDIAVVSRGRTLPPERTLLSVRGLRKVYETGGGAVEAVRDLTFDLGRNELTCLVGPSGSGKTTLLKCIAGLLAPTSGDVLLDGKRVTGPPKKMAVVFQEYGRSLYPWLRVADNVGLPLRNAGVPAARRTALVAEALESVGLAHVPRAYPWQLSGGMQQRVAIARAIAYQPEVLLMDEPFAAVDAQTRADLEDLVRSVRERLGVTVLFVTHDIDESVYLGTRVIILSSSPTVVQEDLVVDLPDQRDQLETRALPRFTELRHHVYEQIQLAKRGHRPEDEKVAD; from the coding sequence ATGCCTCCTGAGGACGTACCCGACATCGCCGTCGTGAGCCGCGGACGCACCCTCCCTCCCGAGCGGACGCTGCTGTCCGTGCGTGGCCTGCGGAAGGTGTACGAGACCGGCGGCGGCGCCGTCGAGGCGGTGCGCGACCTGACCTTCGACCTCGGCCGCAACGAACTGACCTGCCTCGTCGGGCCGTCGGGGTCCGGCAAGACCACGCTGCTCAAGTGCATCGCGGGCCTCCTGGCACCCACCAGCGGCGACGTGCTGCTGGACGGCAAGCGGGTCACCGGTCCGCCGAAGAAGATGGCCGTCGTCTTCCAGGAGTACGGGCGGTCCCTGTACCCCTGGCTGCGTGTCGCCGACAACGTCGGCCTCCCGCTGCGCAACGCCGGGGTCCCCGCCGCCCGGCGCACGGCGCTGGTCGCCGAGGCGCTGGAGAGCGTCGGGCTGGCCCACGTGCCCCGGGCGTACCCGTGGCAGCTCTCCGGAGGCATGCAGCAGCGCGTGGCGATCGCTCGGGCGATCGCGTACCAGCCCGAGGTGCTGCTCATGGACGAGCCGTTCGCCGCCGTCGACGCCCAGACCCGTGCCGACCTGGAGGACCTCGTGCGCTCCGTCCGGGAGCGGCTCGGCGTCACGGTGCTCTTCGTGACCCACGACATCGACGAGTCCGTCTACCTCGGTACGCGCGTGATCATCCTGTCCTCCTCACCGACCGTGGTCCAGGAGGACCTCGTCGTCGACCTGCCCGATCAGCGCGACCAGCTCGAGACTCGCGCGCTACCGCGGTTCACGGAACTCCGGCATCACGTCTACGAGCAGATCCAGCTCGCGAAGCGCGGCCACCGGCCGGAGGACGAGAAGGTCGCCGACTAA
- a CDS encoding MarR family winged helix-turn-helix transcriptional regulator codes for MTSELRTAPPLTSDTAFLLARANANSLATAHAALADHGLRVRSYTVLALAAAEERRTQRNIADLLRLDPSQVVALVDDLQRRGLVTREPDPADRRAKVVVATTEGRRLHATAADAAHDAARELLTPLDDTERELLRDLLHRLAFPT; via the coding sequence ATGACCAGCGAGCTGCGCACCGCGCCACCCCTGACGAGCGACACCGCCTTCCTCCTGGCGCGCGCCAACGCGAACTCCCTCGCCACCGCACACGCCGCACTCGCCGACCACGGCCTCCGCGTCCGCTCCTACACCGTCCTCGCACTCGCCGCCGCCGAAGAACGCCGCACCCAGCGCAACATCGCCGACCTCCTCCGACTCGACCCCAGCCAGGTCGTCGCCCTCGTCGACGACCTTCAACGCCGCGGCCTCGTCACCCGCGAACCCGACCCCGCCGACCGACGCGCCAAAGTCGTCGTCGCCACCACCGAAGGCCGCCGCCTCCACGCCACCGCGGCCGACGCCGCACACGACGCCGCCCGCGAACTCCTCACCCCCCTCGACGACACAGAACGCGAACTCCTCCGAGACCTCCTCCACCGCCTCGCCTTCCCCACCTGA
- a CDS encoding ectoine synthase: MKITYVEDLDGTDRDVTPADGNWRSRRIVLAKEGVGFSFHETILYAGTESDFWYANHIESVYCVGGEGELVNRETGEVHPIRDGMCYLLDGNEKHTVRATTDLRMACVFNPPVTGREVHDENGVYPLIVEDEPTPGA, from the coding sequence GTGAAGATCACCTACGTCGAGGACCTCGACGGCACCGACCGCGACGTCACCCCCGCCGACGGCAACTGGCGCAGCCGACGCATCGTCCTGGCCAAGGAAGGAGTCGGCTTCTCCTTCCACGAGACGATCCTCTACGCCGGGACGGAGAGCGACTTCTGGTACGCCAACCACATCGAGTCGGTGTACTGCGTCGGCGGCGAGGGCGAGCTCGTCAACCGCGAGACCGGAGAGGTCCACCCGATCCGGGACGGCATGTGCTACCTGCTCGACGGCAACGAGAAGCACACGGTACGCGCCACCACCGACCTGCGCATGGCCTGCGTGTTCAACCCGCCGGTCACCGGCCGCGAGGTGCACGACGAGAACGGCGTCTACCCCCTGATCGTCGAGGACGAACCCACCCCCGGAGCCTGA
- a CDS encoding tyrosine-type recombinase/integrase: MAGKDAPEPPSTDEPRYPRPPVTLEEAEWVWRELATEAMRPDAKPETVRLAVITGLVRATGARYGDLLRMRVEDLDLGPDTARAGEGAAAVRHGKHRVPRRHRLPADLVVLLRHWMSVREELAVELEGSIPQALLLTVHHTHDNGTTVASGLPITRQGLVLSWRRFVHRTNARYGATRTPLPTRFEQVRRAWTEAGAGEDG, from the coding sequence ATGGCCGGCAAAGACGCACCTGAACCACCAAGCACCGACGAGCCTCGGTACCCCCGCCCACCGGTCACGCTCGAGGAGGCCGAATGGGTGTGGCGCGAGCTGGCGACCGAGGCGATGCGCCCGGACGCGAAACCGGAGACGGTGCGGCTGGCCGTGATCACCGGGCTCGTGCGGGCCACCGGCGCGAGGTACGGCGACCTGCTGCGGATGCGTGTGGAGGATCTCGATCTGGGCCCGGACACGGCCCGGGCGGGCGAGGGCGCCGCCGCCGTGCGGCACGGCAAGCACCGTGTGCCGCGCAGGCACCGGCTCCCGGCGGACCTGGTGGTGCTGCTACGGCACTGGATGTCGGTGCGCGAGGAGCTCGCGGTGGAGCTGGAGGGCTCGATCCCGCAGGCGCTGCTGCTCACCGTGCACCACACGCACGACAACGGCACCACGGTGGCCAGCGGCCTGCCGATCACGCGGCAGGGGCTGGTCCTGTCGTGGCGGCGTTTCGTGCACCGCACCAACGCGAGGTACGGCGCGACACGGACCCCGCTGCCGACCCGTTTCGAGCAGGTCCGCCGCGCCTGGACCGAGGCGGGCGCGGGGGAGGATGGTTAG
- a CDS encoding ABC transporter permease has product MKRSLVSLAYALGLPVVLVTVWWLATRDATSIFVPRPTELVAELVGTWAGERLFTDVLPSLARFAAGTGAAIVLGILVGLVTGLNSGLRAFCEPVFEFFRAIPPPVLIPVFGLVIGVSDSMKVAVIVAGAVWPVLLNTVEGVRAVDAVQTETSRAYGIHGFNRVRYQILPAAAPQILAGVRQALPIGIVLMVISEMFFSSSGLGFSIIQFQRRFAVPEMWSGILVLGLVGIAVSIVFTMVERRVLHWYHGLKELDNAS; this is encoded by the coding sequence ATGAAACGGTCGCTCGTCTCGCTCGCCTACGCGCTCGGCCTGCCGGTCGTCCTGGTCACGGTCTGGTGGCTCGCCACCCGGGACGCCACGAGCATCTTCGTCCCGAGGCCCACGGAGCTCGTCGCGGAGCTCGTCGGGACCTGGGCGGGTGAGCGCTTGTTCACCGACGTGCTACCGAGCCTCGCGCGGTTCGCCGCCGGCACCGGCGCGGCGATCGTCCTCGGCATCCTCGTGGGTCTCGTCACGGGCCTGAACAGCGGGCTGCGCGCCTTCTGCGAACCCGTCTTCGAGTTCTTCCGCGCCATCCCGCCCCCGGTGCTCATCCCGGTGTTCGGGCTCGTGATCGGCGTCAGCGACAGCATGAAGGTGGCGGTCATCGTCGCGGGCGCGGTGTGGCCCGTGCTGCTCAACACGGTCGAGGGCGTGCGGGCGGTCGACGCCGTCCAGACCGAGACGAGCCGCGCCTACGGGATCCACGGGTTCAACCGGGTGCGGTATCAGATCCTGCCGGCGGCCGCGCCGCAGATCCTCGCCGGGGTGCGCCAGGCCCTGCCCATCGGGATCGTGCTCATGGTGATCAGCGAGATGTTCTTCTCGTCGTCGGGCCTGGGCTTCTCCATCATCCAGTTCCAGCGCCGCTTCGCGGTGCCCGAGATGTGGTCGGGCATCCTGGTGCTGGGGCTGGTCGGTATCGCGGTGTCGATCGTCTTCACGATGGTCGAGCGCCGTGTCCTGCACTGGTACCACGGACTGAAGGAACTCGACAATGCCTCCTGA
- a CDS encoding ABC transporter permease, with amino-acid sequence MGRTMPRPGNGGPPLLRRALLGTAGVLTFLGAWEVTSRTGIVDPAYLPAASEVLAALVSNATLTGFWEAAGRTVTSWALGMLLALLLAVPLATVVGLWPFLQRTTRSTVEFLRPIPSVGLIPLAVLLLAEPLQQSLLIITYGAFWQVFVQVLYGVADVDPVATSTARSYGFTGWQRVRDVVLPSALPFLLTGIRLASAVALILAVTAELVIGTPGLGNQIALAKDAGLYASTYALALATGLLGVVINAGVRAAERRLLSWHQSVRGDAS; translated from the coding sequence ATGGGCCGCACGATGCCACGCCCCGGCAACGGCGGACCGCCGCTCCTGCGCCGCGCCCTTCTCGGCACCGCCGGCGTCCTGACCTTCCTCGGAGCCTGGGAGGTGACATCGCGCACCGGGATCGTCGACCCGGCCTACCTGCCGGCCGCCTCCGAGGTGCTGGCCGCGCTGGTCAGCAACGCGACCCTCACCGGCTTCTGGGAGGCCGCCGGCCGGACCGTCACCTCCTGGGCACTGGGCATGCTCCTCGCGCTGCTGCTCGCCGTGCCGCTGGCGACCGTCGTCGGCCTGTGGCCGTTCCTGCAGCGCACGACCCGGTCGACGGTCGAGTTCCTGAGGCCGATCCCGTCCGTCGGCCTCATCCCGCTCGCCGTCCTGCTGCTGGCAGAGCCCCTGCAGCAGAGCCTCCTGATCATCACCTACGGGGCGTTCTGGCAGGTGTTCGTCCAGGTGCTGTACGGGGTGGCCGACGTCGACCCCGTGGCGACCAGCACCGCGCGCAGCTACGGGTTCACCGGGTGGCAGCGGGTCCGCGACGTCGTCCTGCCCTCGGCGCTGCCGTTCCTCCTGACCGGCATCCGGCTCGCCTCCGCCGTCGCCCTGATCCTGGCCGTCACCGCCGAGCTCGTCATCGGCACGCCGGGACTCGGCAACCAGATCGCCCTCGCCAAGGACGCCGGGCTGTACGCCTCCACCTACGCCCTCGCCCTCGCCACCGGACTGCTGGGCGTCGTGATCAACGCCGGCGTGCGGGCCGCCGAGCGGCGGCTCCTGTCCTGGCACCAGTCCGTCCGGGGAGACGCCTCATGA
- a CDS encoding SDR family NAD(P)-dependent oxidoreductase, whose amino-acid sequence MTLNGKVAIVTGSGRGLGLAYAAELARRGAAVVVNDVDEEAAAGAVEAIRGAGGSATAVVAPVGPARTARELADAAFDTYGRLDVLVTNAGVLRDAVLWKMSDDDFDTVIDVHLRGTFTCVREAATRLREQGEGGRIICVGSPTGQRGTFGQTNYAAAKAGVVGMVRTWALELRKAGIAVNTVIPVAATAMTATVPYFAAAVEAEERGEPMPGFFRRDLGFGTSDDVAGLVAFLASDAAAGITGQAIGVGGDRLQLWTHPEPAVTAYREGGWTYEALHDSFADEMGPLRSVGESFPPLPDDLRRPEGRAGR is encoded by the coding sequence ATGACGCTGAACGGCAAGGTTGCCATCGTCACCGGATCGGGTCGCGGGCTGGGTCTGGCCTACGCGGCCGAGCTCGCGCGGCGCGGCGCGGCCGTCGTCGTGAACGACGTCGACGAGGAAGCGGCGGCGGGTGCGGTCGAGGCGATCCGGGGCGCGGGTGGGTCCGCCACCGCCGTCGTCGCCCCGGTGGGCCCGGCGCGGACCGCGCGGGAGCTGGCCGACGCGGCGTTCGACACCTACGGCCGGCTCGACGTCCTCGTGACGAATGCCGGGGTGCTGCGTGACGCGGTGCTGTGGAAGATGAGCGACGACGACTTCGACACCGTGATCGACGTCCACCTGCGCGGCACGTTCACGTGCGTGCGTGAGGCGGCCACCCGTCTGCGGGAGCAGGGTGAGGGCGGCCGGATCATCTGCGTCGGCTCGCCGACGGGGCAGCGTGGCACCTTCGGGCAGACGAACTACGCCGCCGCGAAGGCCGGGGTCGTGGGCATGGTGCGCACCTGGGCGCTGGAGCTGAGGAAGGCGGGGATCGCGGTGAACACGGTGATCCCGGTCGCCGCCACCGCGATGACCGCGACCGTGCCGTACTTCGCGGCCGCCGTGGAGGCCGAGGAGCGGGGCGAGCCGATGCCCGGCTTCTTCCGGCGCGACCTGGGCTTCGGGACCTCGGACGACGTCGCGGGCCTGGTCGCGTTCCTCGCGTCCGACGCCGCGGCCGGGATCACCGGGCAGGCGATCGGGGTCGGCGGGGACCGGCTGCAGCTGTGGACCCATCCGGAGCCGGCGGTGACGGCCTACCGGGAGGGGGGCTGGACCTACGAGGCGCTGCACGACTCGTTCGCGGACGAGATGGGGCCGTTGCGGTCGGTGGGCGAGTCGTTCCCGCCTCTGCCCGACGACCTGCGGCGCCCCGAGGGAAGGGCCGGCCGATGA
- the thpD gene encoding ectoine hydroxylase has protein sequence MTQSSEQVADVYPTRTGGEFLLMPREDFVVHGTADDGPLDGEELEDFTQNGYLTFPEFFTPTEVTALGDELERMATDPEILAQDSTIVDQASHEVRTIFGVHRTSEVFHAVAHDPRLVDRARQILGTDVYIHQSGANTKPGLTGDDVYWHSDFETWHAEDGMPRMRAVSFTIALSDFHSFNSPLMIMPGSHTTYVSCGDIVPTQQEKALLDMHGSGTPSPAALEQLADRHGIEVLEGGPGSAVLFDSNSMHGSGGNISPYPSSTLYFVYNSVENEPVEPYSGQARRPEFLGARDFTPVP, from the coding sequence ATGACCCAGTCGAGCGAGCAAGTCGCTGACGTCTATCCCACGCGAACGGGGGGTGAGTTCCTCCTGATGCCGCGGGAAGACTTCGTGGTGCACGGCACGGCCGACGACGGTCCGCTGGACGGCGAGGAGCTGGAGGACTTCACCCAGAACGGCTACCTCACGTTCCCCGAGTTCTTCACACCCACCGAGGTCACCGCGCTCGGCGACGAGCTGGAACGCATGGCCACCGACCCGGAGATCCTCGCGCAGGACAGCACGATCGTGGACCAGGCCTCGCACGAGGTGCGCACCATCTTCGGTGTGCACCGCACCAGCGAGGTGTTCCACGCCGTCGCGCACGACCCCCGCCTCGTGGACCGGGCCCGCCAGATCCTCGGCACCGACGTGTACATCCACCAGAGCGGCGCCAACACCAAGCCCGGCCTCACCGGCGACGACGTGTACTGGCACTCGGACTTCGAGACCTGGCACGCCGAGGACGGGATGCCGCGCATGCGTGCGGTGAGCTTCACCATCGCGCTGAGCGACTTCCACTCGTTCAACAGCCCGCTGATGATCATGCCCGGCTCCCACACCACCTACGTGTCGTGCGGGGACATCGTGCCCACCCAGCAGGAGAAGGCGCTGCTGGACATGCATGGGTCCGGCACACCGAGCCCGGCGGCCCTGGAACAGCTCGCCGACCGGCACGGCATCGAGGTGCTGGAGGGCGGGCCCGGCAGCGCCGTGCTGTTCGACAGCAACAGCATGCACGGCTCCGGCGGCAACATCTCGCCCTACCCGAGCTCCACGCTCTACTTCGTGTACAACTCGGTCGAGAACGAGCCGGTCGAGCCGTACAGCGGCCAGGCGCGCCGCCCGGAATTTCTCGGCGCCCGGGACTTCACCCCGGTTCCCTGA
- a CDS encoding MaoC family dehydratase, translating into MTLTVSYDELPGLAGRDLGWTGWAEVTQERVDTFADAADDHQWIHTDPVRAQDGPFGGPIAHGFLTLSLATRFWSELLEPRGVATRVNYGLERVRFVSPVPVGSRVRMNAVVAEVSEVKGDGHQLTVDQTFEVEGAGRPALVARSLYRFYR; encoded by the coding sequence ATGACCCTCACCGTCTCGTACGACGAACTGCCGGGACTCGCGGGCCGTGATCTCGGCTGGACCGGGTGGGCGGAGGTGACCCAGGAGCGCGTGGACACGTTCGCGGACGCGGCCGACGACCACCAGTGGATCCACACCGATCCGGTGCGGGCCCAGGACGGGCCGTTCGGCGGGCCGATCGCGCACGGCTTCCTCACCCTGTCGCTGGCGACGCGGTTCTGGAGCGAGCTGCTGGAGCCGCGGGGTGTCGCCACCCGGGTGAACTACGGCCTGGAGCGGGTGCGGTTCGTCTCGCCCGTGCCCGTCGGGTCGCGCGTGCGGATGAACGCGGTCGTGGCCGAGGTGAGCGAGGTCAAGGGCGACGGCCACCAGCTCACCGTCGACCAGACGTTCGAGGTCGAGGGGGCGGGCCGGCCCGCCCTCGTGGCCCGTTCCCTCTACCGGTTCTACCGCTGA
- a CDS encoding GNAT family N-acetyltransferase, producing MITNDRGSGSTIRPYQPNDRDAVTEICVRTAAGGKDARGIYSDDLLMPDVYCLPYVTYAPDLAWVVDDAAGRAIGYVLAVADTRAFVDWYAAEWAPGFRARHPRPGLMRRDYRYSEEALVRDGADAHRMVRGITPAELADYPAHLHIDLLPEGQRQGLGRRLLDTLRAALAERGVPGVHLGMDPDNTGAGAFYAAYGFHELPSHRPEAPLLGIGTR from the coding sequence GTGATCACCAACGACCGCGGCAGCGGATCAACAATCCGGCCCTACCAGCCCAATGACCGGGATGCCGTCACCGAGATCTGCGTCCGGACGGCCGCGGGCGGCAAGGACGCGCGCGGCATCTACTCGGACGACCTCCTCATGCCCGACGTCTACTGCCTGCCGTACGTGACGTACGCCCCGGACCTGGCCTGGGTGGTGGACGACGCCGCCGGTCGCGCCATCGGCTACGTCCTCGCGGTGGCGGACACGCGGGCGTTCGTGGACTGGTACGCCGCCGAGTGGGCCCCGGGCTTCCGCGCCCGCCATCCCCGGCCCGGCCTGATGCGCCGCGACTACCGCTACAGCGAGGAGGCCCTCGTGCGCGACGGCGCGGACGCGCACCGCATGGTGCGCGGGATCACCCCGGCCGAGCTCGCGGACTATCCCGCGCACCTGCACATCGACCTGCTGCCCGAAGGCCAGCGGCAGGGCCTGGGCCGCCGTCTGCTCGACACGCTGCGTGCCGCCCTCGCCGAGCGTGGCGTGCCCGGCGTGCACCTCGGCATGGACCCCGACAACACGGGTGCCGGCGCCTTCTACGCCGCCTACGGCTTCCACGAGCTGCCCTCGCACCGCCCCGAGGCGCCGCTGCTGGGCATCGGTACCCGCTGA
- the ectB gene encoding diaminobutyrate--2-oxoglutarate transaminase, with the protein MSQTTIFDELESQVRSYCRNWPVVLATAAGSTVTTEDGREYLDFFAGAGVMNYGHNHPELTEPLIDYLRSGAIVHSLDMHTKAKREFLTNFRDYVLKPRGLDYKVMFPGPTGTNSVESALKLARKVTGRQHILSFTNAFHGMTLGALSVTGNSMKRQGAGLPLTNTSKIPYDNYFSGAVEDFLWLERVLEDSGSGVDLPAAIIVETVQGEGGLNAARPEWLRALADLCKAHEILLIVDDVQAGVGRTGTYFSFEEAGITPDIVCLSKALSGYGLPMALTLVRPDLDQWEPGEHNGTFRGHNPAFVTGAAALKTFWADDTFEKQVQERAAELRDGLQKIADGYQDAVVKGRGMLTGIEFPDKEAAGKIAAAAFQRGLLVETSGPDSEVLKTMPPLTITSEEVRRGLDIIAAAADDVLGAPVETAA; encoded by the coding sequence ATGTCCCAGACCACCATCTTCGACGAGCTCGAATCGCAGGTCCGCAGCTACTGCAGGAACTGGCCGGTCGTGCTCGCGACCGCGGCGGGATCCACGGTCACGACGGAGGACGGGAGGGAGTACCTCGACTTCTTCGCCGGTGCCGGCGTGATGAACTACGGGCACAACCACCCCGAGCTCACCGAGCCCCTGATCGACTACCTGCGCTCCGGCGCCATCGTGCACTCCCTCGACATGCACACGAAGGCCAAGCGGGAGTTCCTCACCAACTTCCGGGACTACGTCCTCAAGCCCCGCGGCCTCGACTACAAGGTCATGTTCCCCGGCCCCACCGGCACCAACTCGGTCGAGAGCGCACTGAAGCTCGCCCGCAAGGTCACCGGCCGCCAGCACATCCTGTCGTTCACCAACGCGTTCCACGGCATGACCCTCGGCGCGCTGTCCGTGACCGGCAACTCCATGAAGCGCCAGGGCGCCGGCCTGCCGCTGACCAACACCTCCAAGATCCCCTACGACAACTACTTCTCGGGCGCCGTCGAGGACTTCCTCTGGCTGGAGCGCGTCCTGGAGGACAGCGGCTCCGGCGTCGACCTGCCCGCCGCGATCATCGTGGAGACCGTCCAGGGCGAGGGCGGCCTCAACGCGGCCCGCCCCGAATGGCTGCGCGCGCTGGCCGACCTGTGCAAGGCGCACGAGATCCTCCTCATCGTCGACGACGTGCAGGCGGGCGTCGGCCGCACCGGCACCTACTTCAGCTTCGAGGAGGCCGGCATCACCCCGGACATCGTGTGCCTGTCCAAGGCGCTGTCCGGCTACGGCCTGCCCATGGCCCTCACCCTCGTGCGCCCCGACCTGGACCAGTGGGAGCCGGGCGAGCACAACGGCACGTTCCGCGGCCACAACCCCGCCTTCGTGACCGGCGCGGCCGCCCTGAAGACGTTCTGGGCCGACGACACCTTCGAGAAGCAGGTCCAGGAGCGCGCCGCCGAACTGCGCGACGGCCTGCAGAAGATCGCCGACGGCTACCAGGACGCCGTCGTCAAGGGCCGCGGCATGCTCACCGGCATCGAGTTCCCCGACAAGGAAGCCGCCGGGAAGATCGCCGCGGCGGCCTTCCAGCGCGGGCTGCTGGTCGAGACGTCCGGCCCCGACAGCGAGGTCCTCAAGACCATGCCGCCCCTGACCATCACCTCCGAGGAGGTGCGGCGCGGCCTGGACATCATCGCCGCCGCCGCCGACGACGTGCTCGGCGCCCCGGTCGAGACCGCGGCCTGA